A window of the Mucilaginibacter sp. cycad4 genome harbors these coding sequences:
- a CDS encoding DUF6686 family protein gives MCDAKILSQKGTSVVSRCSECQCLFIWHHNLILSFTPDQFVQFKNFAIDLDFGDHSFPFPDGQERVVMRTPVNDIQLTFTVDEWEDFHAAMDEAIYMQEIYALVDGGK, from the coding sequence ATGTGCGATGCTAAAATACTCAGCCAAAAAGGAACGTCGGTAGTAAGCCGCTGCTCCGAATGCCAATGTCTATTTATATGGCACCATAACCTGATCCTTAGCTTTACACCCGATCAATTTGTCCAGTTTAAAAACTTCGCTATCGATCTTGATTTCGGCGACCATTCTTTTCCCTTTCCCGACGGACAGGAACGCGTAGTAATGCGTACGCCGGTCAATGATATCCAGCTTACTTTTACTGTTGATGAATGGGAAGATTTTCATGCCGCAATGGATGAAGCCATTTATATGCAGGAGATTTATGCACTGGTAGATGGCGGTAAATAA
- a CDS encoding helix-turn-helix domain-containing protein, protein MKDIPVHQLIERTNSGFEIKHFESGEESKKGPMGAHRDDHYLFFLIESGTASLMIDFNEVQFSENTFYYILPGQVHHRMRNEIAGGWYVAIDSQHIPTNFRNIFENQLFLQQPYQLNDTELRQYQQLLCLLREKNGEDNNNAFFLPVLQSLIQSFTGMAAATFSNVYTPEKQLSRPAQISHQFKKLLLRHVRTVKGPSAYAGMLNVSESYLNEVLKKTTGFPVSYWITQEVMLEAKRLLYYSGLNVKEIAHALGYDDHTYFSRLFKKSACITPLEFRDKHRK, encoded by the coding sequence ATGAAAGACATACCTGTACACCAGTTAATTGAGCGGACAAATTCGGGATTTGAGATCAAGCATTTTGAAAGCGGTGAAGAGTCAAAAAAAGGCCCAATGGGAGCCCATCGGGATGATCATTACCTGTTTTTTTTGATTGAAAGTGGCACTGCATCATTAATGATCGATTTCAACGAGGTTCAATTTAGTGAAAATACGTTTTACTATATCCTGCCGGGACAGGTACACCACCGGATGCGTAATGAAATTGCAGGAGGCTGGTACGTAGCCATCGATTCACAGCATATTCCAACCAACTTCCGTAATATTTTTGAAAACCAGCTTTTCCTGCAACAGCCTTATCAACTTAATGACACCGAATTAAGGCAATACCAGCAGCTCCTTTGCCTGTTGCGTGAAAAAAACGGTGAGGATAATAACAACGCTTTCTTTTTACCGGTTTTGCAATCACTCATCCAATCATTTACCGGCATGGCAGCAGCAACTTTCAGTAACGTTTATACGCCCGAAAAGCAGCTTTCACGACCGGCACAAATTTCGCATCAGTTTAAAAAGTTGTTATTGAGGCATGTGCGCACAGTTAAAGGCCCTTCGGCATATGCAGGTATGCTTAATGTTTCCGAATCATATCTTAACGAGGTTTTAAAGAAAACCACCGGGTTCCCGGTAAGTTACTGGATAACCCAGGAAGTAATGCTGGAAGCAAAAAGGTTATTGTATTACAGCGGCCTCAACGTAAAAGAAATTGCTCACGCGCTGGGCTATGATGACCATACCTATTTTTCCCGGCTGTTTAAAAAATCGGCCTGCATCACACCTCTTGAGTTCAGGGACAAACACCGTAAATAA
- a CDS encoding siderophore-interacting protein: METSTLHKLKRKAGRLFENQLLHSGRVLEVRHWEPSTMIEIDLHLPQADMQNWHEVPYIKVKVDNLTYRDYTPAGWDAETSTCTLYIDAAHSGPGSKWAKQLQAGDVIHYFKIRTTRHAPASTPAIIGLGDESSMGHMLALQQMVLPATRFSGAIVMADENHRGLFGEYFKSPLKPIERSDVYGHHSLIQWVMEQQYNLEHSVFYIAGNHTMVGELRKLLKLQGYPSSQIRIQGFWS; this comes from the coding sequence ATGGAAACATCCACTCTTCATAAATTAAAAAGAAAGGCCGGCCGCTTGTTTGAAAACCAGCTTTTACATAGCGGCAGAGTGCTTGAAGTAAGGCACTGGGAGCCATCGACCATGATTGAGATCGACCTGCACTTGCCACAGGCCGATATGCAAAACTGGCACGAAGTACCTTATATAAAAGTAAAAGTAGATAACCTCACCTACCGTGATTATACCCCCGCCGGCTGGGATGCCGAAACCAGCACCTGCACCCTTTATATTGATGCAGCTCATAGCGGCCCCGGCAGTAAATGGGCAAAGCAATTACAAGCCGGTGATGTAATTCATTATTTCAAGATCCGTACAACCCGCCACGCGCCGGCAAGTACACCTGCCATCATAGGCCTCGGCGATGAAAGCAGTATGGGGCATATGCTGGCCTTACAGCAAATGGTATTACCTGCAACCCGCTTTTCGGGAGCTATAGTCATGGCCGATGAAAATCACCGGGGCTTATTTGGCGAGTATTTCAAATCACCGTTAAAGCCAATTGAACGTAGTGATGTATACGGGCATCACAGCCTCATCCAATGGGTAATGGAACAGCAGTATAACCTTGAGCATTCGGTATTTTACATTGCAGGCAACCATACCATGGTGGGCGAACTGCGCAAATTGTTAAAACTGCAGGGGTATCCTTCAAGCCAGATCAGGATACAGGGATTTTGGTCGTAA
- a CDS encoding DUF2945 domain-containing protein has translation MKKGDEVTWKWGKSQAEGHIVKKHDKPVSKTIKGAKVKRNASKQEPAYEIEQKTAQVLKSESEISMKR, from the coding sequence ATGAAAAAAGGAGATGAAGTAACCTGGAAATGGGGAAAATCCCAAGCTGAAGGCCATATCGTTAAAAAGCATGATAAGCCGGTAAGCAAAACTATAAAAGGCGCAAAAGTTAAACGCAACGCCAGCAAACAGGAGCCCGCTTATGAAATTGAACAGAAAACGGCGCAAGTGCTGAAATCTGAAAGTGAAATAAGCATGAAACGTTAA
- a CDS encoding ABC transporter ATP-binding protein has protein sequence MTKQPIITVNNLVKNYGDFAAVKGISFEVYEGEIFGLLGPNGAGKTTTLEIIETLRDKTSGSIIVDGFDIETDADSIKKRIGVQLQAAGYYPNLNLSELIVLFSGLYGIDKTPMEMLEKVALTDKAKAKYKDLSGGQKQRFSIATTLINNPRIIFLDEPTTGLDPQARRNLWDLIREIRDQGTTVVITTHYMDEAEVLCDRVAFVDGGYIIGIDTPDHFIDELVATGFERKKQVKLANLEDVFINLTGKEWREG, from the coding sequence ATGACAAAACAACCTATCATCACTGTAAACAACCTGGTAAAAAACTATGGCGATTTTGCAGCCGTTAAAGGCATTAGTTTTGAAGTTTATGAAGGCGAGATCTTCGGCCTGCTTGGCCCCAACGGCGCCGGTAAAACAACCACCCTCGAAATTATCGAAACCCTCCGTGATAAAACCTCCGGCAGCATCATTGTTGATGGCTTCGACATTGAAACCGACGCCGACAGCATCAAAAAACGTATTGGCGTGCAGTTGCAGGCCGCCGGTTATTATCCCAACCTCAACCTGTCGGAATTGATCGTACTGTTTTCGGGGCTGTACGGTATTGATAAAACACCGATGGAGATGCTGGAAAAAGTTGCCCTTACTGATAAGGCCAAAGCGAAATATAAAGACCTTTCGGGTGGGCAAAAACAGCGTTTTTCAATTGCTACTACACTCATCAATAACCCAAGGATCATATTTTTGGACGAACCCACAACCGGCCTCGACCCGCAGGCGCGCCGTAACCTTTGGGATTTGATCCGTGAGATCCGCGATCAGGGAACTACCGTAGTGATCACCACCCACTATATGGATGAAGCCGAAGTACTGTGCGACCGCGTTGCCTTTGTTGACGGCGGGTACATCATCGGCATTGACACGCCCGACCATTTTATCGACGAGCTGGTAGCCACAGGCTTTGAGCGCAAAAAGCAGGTAAAACTGGCCAACCTCGAGGATGTATTCATTAATTTAACAGGCAAAGAATGGCGGGAGGGTTAG
- a CDS encoding ABC transporter permease codes for MNKPYSNTKATLAIARASFRSILRSPSAVVFTLAFPLIFIIVFANIGGGGMSIDVGVAKGSDTSANNPVYTALKKNKIMHLIHDQTADEMSKNLAKGNIDAIIDLKPFAPPASMTVHVQYSKASGDKGSVLKSALNNIFYRIQSEELKRIQSYTTVQVPQLIDLKEETISGRPYKYIDFILPGQLGFSLLSSGVFGTAFVFLSLRLTLVIKRFFATPVKRYSIVLGEAIARLAFSLLGSLFIILVGHYMFGFTLIHGVTTVLNMLVLSAIGLIIFMGFGFTVSGIAKNESSVPPLSNIITLPQFLLSGTFFSITAFPTWLQYISKALPLTHLNDAMRKVAFEGAGLGDVTHQLLILFAWFIGIYAVAVKTFKWE; via the coding sequence ATGAACAAACCTTACAGCAATACAAAAGCAACCCTGGCCATTGCCCGGGCAAGTTTCCGGTCGATATTACGCAGCCCTTCGGCGGTAGTGTTTACGCTGGCTTTCCCGTTAATATTTATTATTGTTTTTGCCAATATCGGCGGGGGCGGAATGTCAATTGATGTAGGCGTAGCCAAAGGGAGCGATACCTCGGCCAATAACCCCGTTTATACCGCGCTGAAAAAAAACAAGATCATGCACCTCATCCATGATCAAACGGCCGATGAAATGAGCAAAAACCTGGCAAAGGGAAATATCGATGCGATTATTGATCTTAAGCCATTTGCACCACCGGCATCAATGACTGTACATGTGCAATACAGCAAGGCATCGGGCGATAAGGGCAGCGTATTAAAATCGGCTCTGAATAACATTTTTTATCGCATTCAATCAGAAGAGCTGAAGCGCATCCAATCATACACCACAGTTCAGGTACCCCAATTAATCGACCTTAAAGAGGAAACCATAAGCGGTCGCCCATATAAATATATCGACTTTATATTACCGGGGCAGTTAGGTTTTTCATTACTAAGCAGCGGTGTTTTTGGTACAGCTTTCGTGTTCCTTAGCTTACGGTTAACGCTGGTTATCAAACGTTTTTTTGCCACACCGGTTAAGCGTTATAGTATTGTTTTAGGCGAGGCCATTGCAAGGCTGGCTTTTTCACTACTGGGCTCATTATTCATTATACTGGTAGGGCATTACATGTTTGGCTTTACGCTCATCCACGGTGTTACAACTGTACTTAATATGCTGGTGCTCTCGGCTATTGGATTGATCATTTTTATGGGTTTTGGCTTTACCGTGTCAGGCATTGCCAAAAACGAAAGTTCGGTGCCACCACTTTCCAACATTATTACATTGCCGCAGTTCTTACTTTCCGGTACTTTCTTTTCTATCACAGCTTTCCCTACCTGGCTGCAGTATATCAGTAAAGCATTGCCGCTTACTCATTTAAATGACGCTATGCGTAAAGTAGCCTTTGAAGGCGCAGGTTTGGGGGATGTTACCCATCAACTGCTGATACTCTTTGCCTGGTTTATCGGGATTTATGCTGTGGCGGTGAAAACATTTAAATGGGAGTAG
- a CDS encoding DUF2490 domain-containing protein, with amino-acid sequence MAIKPVNFITLVFFLLTKCSITVKAQDSKVGTWGIVTVVLPGDSSHKWGGYTEFQTRTNNVFSQFQYYEVKAGVSYDIDRNFTALLGTGRYTTFDYMDVGKGPTTTETRFWEQITSNQFLYRIKLEHRYRVEQRWVNSDYRNRFRYRLNVFVPLNNTKIVAKTWFISAFDEVFLNNKVPNFERNRVSAALGYQFDKSWILQAGWINQYNYSTAAKSDKDNIMLILMYRIQRKNAVQREHVPTTSD; translated from the coding sequence ATGGCAATCAAACCCGTCAATTTCATCACATTAGTTTTCTTTTTGTTAACTAAGTGTTCAATTACTGTTAAGGCACAAGATTCAAAAGTAGGCACCTGGGGCATAGTTACGGTAGTTTTGCCAGGCGATAGCTCCCACAAATGGGGTGGTTATACCGAGTTTCAGACCCGTACCAATAATGTATTCAGCCAGTTTCAATATTATGAGGTTAAGGCTGGTGTAAGCTATGATATAGACAGGAACTTTACCGCGCTTTTAGGTACAGGCCGCTACACTACCTTTGATTATATGGATGTTGGTAAAGGCCCTACAACTACCGAAACCCGTTTCTGGGAGCAAATTACCAGCAACCAGTTTCTGTACCGCATAAAACTTGAGCACCGCTACCGGGTAGAACAGCGCTGGGTTAACAGCGACTACCGCAACCGTTTCCGTTACAGGCTCAACGTGTTTGTGCCTTTAAACAACACCAAAATTGTGGCTAAAACATGGTTTATCTCTGCTTTTGACGAGGTGTTTCTGAACAATAAAGTCCCTAATTTTGAACGCAACAGGGTTTCGGCGGCGTTAGGTTACCAGTTTGATAAATCATGGATCTTACAAGCCGGCTGGATCAATCAATACAACTATTCAACAGCGGCAAAAAGCGATAAGGATAATATTATGTTGATACTCATGTACCGCATTCAGCGTAAAAATGCAGTACAGCGTGAGCATGTACCTACTACAAGCGATTAA
- a CDS encoding IS110 family transposase, whose product MKNLKYSVGIDVSMKDFACCISVINDEQDVKVKATHKFANIESGFGALLEWVKRHKKEDLPLIYTMEATGVYHEQLAWFLHHKGNSVSILLPNKAKKHLQADGIRSKNDKIDARGLAKVGAEKKLEQWTPPSMELYTLRYYTRQHQSLNEFYTATANQLHSIEHSQFKNKDIIKQLKSSLKLYEKHMKELEKLIAQLIQSDPILNRHYKNICAIKGLGLLSFAVIAAETNGFILFDNAASLVKYAGYDVIENESGKHTGRTKISKKGNSRIRRILHMPALCAVRDDQPQFQKLFERVYERTRIKMKGYVAVQKKLLVMMYYLWKKEEKYDPAFKKEVAPALPGATHDELLNEALIKQQN is encoded by the coding sequence ATGAAGAACTTAAAGTATTCAGTAGGGATCGATGTCTCCATGAAAGATTTCGCCTGTTGTATTTCGGTCATCAATGATGAACAGGATGTCAAGGTAAAGGCTACTCACAAATTTGCCAATATTGAAAGTGGCTTTGGAGCATTATTGGAATGGGTAAAGCGCCATAAAAAAGAAGACTTACCTCTTATTTATACAATGGAAGCTACCGGCGTTTATCACGAGCAACTGGCTTGGTTTTTACACCATAAAGGTAATAGTGTAAGTATCCTTTTGCCTAATAAGGCAAAGAAACATTTGCAGGCAGACGGAATCAGGTCAAAGAACGATAAGATCGATGCCCGTGGTTTAGCCAAGGTAGGAGCTGAAAAGAAACTGGAACAATGGACGCCACCCAGCATGGAACTGTATACCTTACGCTATTATACACGACAGCATCAAAGCCTGAATGAATTTTATACAGCCACGGCCAATCAACTACATAGTATCGAGCATAGCCAGTTTAAAAACAAAGATATCATTAAACAACTCAAAAGTTCTTTAAAGCTATACGAGAAACATATGAAAGAATTGGAAAAACTGATCGCTCAATTGATCCAATCCGATCCAATTCTTAACAGGCACTACAAGAACATTTGTGCTATTAAAGGCTTAGGCTTGTTGTCCTTTGCTGTTATCGCTGCTGAAACAAACGGATTTATCCTATTTGATAACGCAGCCAGCCTGGTTAAGTATGCAGGTTACGATGTCATTGAAAATGAATCAGGTAAGCATACAGGCAGAACGAAGATATCAAAGAAAGGCAATTCAAGAATAAGGCGTATACTGCACATGCCTGCACTTTGTGCAGTAAGGGACGATCAGCCTCAATTTCAAAAACTGTTCGAACGGGTCTATGAACGGACAAGGATAAAAATGAAAGGATATGTCGCCGTGCAGAAAAAACTGCTTGTAATGATGTATTACCTATGGAAGAAAGAAGAAAAATATGATCCGGCTTTTAAAAAGGAAGTAGCCCCGGCTTTGCCTGGGGCTACACATGATGAACTTCTGAACGAAGCTCTCATTAAGCAACAAAATTAA
- the eno gene encoding phosphopyruvate hydratase: MSIIIDVHARQILDSRGNPTIEVEVLTENGAFGRAAVPSGASTGVHEAVELRDNDKSKYMGKGVLKAVENVNEILAPELKGIDVFEQNAIDALMIEIDGTENKGKIGANAILGVSLAVAKAAAQESRQPLYRYIGGVNANTLPIPMMNIVNGGSHSDAPIAFQEFMIMPVGAPSFSEALRWGTEVFHNLKKILHDRGLSTAVGDEGGFAPTFEGTEDGVETILKAIEKAGYKAGEDIFIAFDCAASEFYKDGKYDYTKFEGEKGAIRTSAEQADYLAELVAKYPVISIEDGMAEDDWEGWKILTDKIGKKVQLVGDDLFVTNTKRLQRGVSEGIANSILVKVNQIGSLTETINAVTLAQTNGFTSVMSHRSGETEDSTIADLAVALNCGQIKTGSASRSDRIAKYNQLLRIEEELGANAKFIGKDFKYFKK; the protein is encoded by the coding sequence ATGAGCATAATAATTGATGTGCATGCCCGCCAGATCTTAGATTCGCGCGGTAACCCTACTATTGAGGTAGAAGTTTTAACCGAGAATGGCGCATTTGGTCGCGCTGCTGTACCTTCAGGTGCATCAACCGGCGTTCACGAAGCTGTTGAGCTTCGCGACAATGATAAATCAAAATACATGGGCAAAGGCGTTTTAAAGGCCGTTGAAAATGTAAATGAAATTTTAGCTCCTGAATTAAAAGGTATCGATGTGTTTGAACAAAATGCTATCGACGCTTTAATGATCGAGATTGACGGTACCGAAAACAAAGGAAAAATTGGTGCTAATGCTATTTTAGGTGTATCATTAGCTGTAGCTAAAGCAGCTGCACAGGAAAGCCGCCAGCCTTTATACCGCTATATTGGTGGTGTAAATGCTAACACGCTGCCAATCCCGATGATGAACATCGTTAACGGTGGCTCACACTCTGACGCGCCTATCGCTTTCCAGGAATTTATGATCATGCCTGTTGGCGCTCCTTCATTCTCTGAAGCTTTACGTTGGGGTACCGAAGTATTCCACAACCTGAAAAAGATTTTACATGACCGCGGTTTATCAACTGCAGTAGGTGACGAGGGTGGCTTTGCTCCTACTTTTGAAGGTACTGAAGATGGTGTTGAAACCATTTTAAAAGCTATCGAAAAAGCTGGTTACAAAGCAGGCGAAGATATCTTCATCGCGTTTGACTGTGCTGCATCTGAGTTTTACAAAGACGGTAAATACGACTATACAAAATTTGAAGGCGAAAAAGGTGCTATCCGCACCAGCGCTGAACAAGCAGATTACCTTGCCGAATTAGTAGCTAAATATCCTGTTATCTCTATCGAAGACGGTATGGCCGAAGATGATTGGGAAGGCTGGAAAATTTTAACTGATAAAATCGGTAAAAAAGTTCAGTTAGTTGGTGATGATTTGTTTGTAACCAACACCAAACGTTTACAAAGAGGTGTTAGCGAAGGCATTGCTAACTCAATCCTGGTAAAAGTAAACCAGATTGGTTCATTAACCGAAACGATCAACGCGGTTACTTTAGCTCAAACCAACGGTTTCACCTCAGTAATGAGCCACCGTTCGGGCGAAACTGAAGATTCAACCATTGCTGACCTTGCTGTTGCGTTAAATTGCGGCCAGATCAAAACCGGTTCGGCTTCACGTTCAGACAGGATCGCTAAATACAACCAGTTGCTACGTATCGAAGAAGAATTAGGCGCTAACGCTAAATTCATCGGTAAAGATTTCAAATACTTTAAAAAATAA
- the lspA gene encoding signal peptidase II produces the protein MNRKGILRILGIVLILVLSIGLDRVTKIYVREHIHISDNIFVIKNFFTILHAENTGAFLSLGDSLQNPWKFILLSLLPLLALAFGVFYVMLKPSIGKLTTTGIVLVIAGGAGNLYDRMLYGSVTDFMHMNFKIFQTGVFNVADVSIMIGMGLILLESWQKDRDTKRKKLAADAETSPA, from the coding sequence ATGAACAGAAAAGGGATTTTGAGGATATTGGGTATAGTGCTGATATTGGTTTTAAGCATTGGGCTTGACAGGGTTACTAAAATTTACGTAAGGGAACATATTCACATCAGCGATAACATTTTTGTTATCAAAAACTTTTTCACCATACTGCATGCCGAAAACACAGGTGCTTTTTTAAGCCTTGGCGATTCGCTGCAAAACCCATGGAAATTCATCCTGTTATCATTACTGCCTTTACTGGCGCTTGCCTTTGGCGTTTTTTATGTCATGTTAAAACCGTCGATAGGTAAATTAACCACCACAGGCATTGTTTTGGTTATTGCCGGTGGTGCAGGTAATTTATACGACAGGATGCTATACGGCAGTGTAACCGACTTTATGCATATGAATTTCAAGATCTTCCAAACGGGCGTGTTCAACGTGGCCGACGTATCTATCATGATAGGCATGGGCCTCATCCTGCTGGAATCATGGCAAAAAGACCGTGACACTAAAAGAAAGAAACTGGCTGCAGACGCTGAAACCTCTCCGGCATAA
- a CDS encoding DEAD/DEAH box helicase has product MSFENLNLIEPILKALKTEGYTTPTPIQAQAIPIILQHQDLLGCAQTGTGKTAAFAIPTLQLLHQDRIAHKEQKTIKALVLTPTRELALQIGESFTAYGKHTGLKNLVIFGGVSQNPQVDALRRGVDILVATPGRLLDLMNQRYVHLEHVKFLILDEADRMLDMGFVNDVKKIIAKVPAKRQTLFFSATMPKEIQSLADSILNKPEKVEVTPVSSTADTIQQAVYYVDKGDKKSLLIHILKDKDIKTVLVFTRTKHGADKVVKDLNRVGITAEAIHGNKSQNARQRALTNFKNRTTRVLIATDIAARGIDIDDLTHVINYELPNVPETYVHRIGRTGRAGANGIAFSFCDAEELEFLKDIHKLIAKQIPIEEGHPYPLSPAAMAAKINEAPKKGGSGGGQRGGGGGRGGNRRSGGSGGGNSRSAGNNRSGGNKKSGGNRSESGRPGGASGMSGARRG; this is encoded by the coding sequence ATGTCATTCGAAAATTTAAATTTAATTGAGCCTATCCTCAAGGCTTTAAAAACAGAGGGATATACCACACCTACCCCAATACAGGCACAAGCCATCCCTATTATATTACAACACCAGGATTTATTGGGCTGCGCCCAAACCGGTACCGGCAAAACCGCGGCTTTTGCTATCCCTACCCTGCAGTTACTACACCAGGACAGGATAGCCCACAAGGAGCAAAAAACCATTAAAGCTTTGGTTTTAACCCCAACCCGCGAGCTTGCCCTGCAAATTGGCGAAAGCTTTACCGCTTACGGCAAACATACCGGCCTTAAAAACCTGGTCATATTTGGCGGTGTATCACAAAACCCGCAGGTTGACGCTTTGCGTCGCGGTGTTGACATTTTAGTAGCCACACCGGGCCGCTTGCTCGATTTAATGAACCAGCGTTATGTTCACCTGGAGCATGTTAAATTCCTGATACTGGATGAGGCCGACCGTATGCTGGATATGGGCTTTGTTAATGATGTTAAAAAGATCATTGCCAAAGTACCGGCTAAAAGGCAAACCCTGTTCTTTTCGGCCACTATGCCAAAAGAGATCCAAAGCCTGGCCGACAGCATCCTGAACAAGCCCGAAAAAGTTGAAGTTACCCCGGTTTCATCAACGGCTGATACCATACAACAAGCAGTTTACTATGTTGATAAGGGAGATAAAAAATCGCTTTTGATCCATATCCTGAAAGATAAGGATATCAAAACGGTACTGGTATTTACCCGTACCAAACATGGTGCCGATAAAGTGGTTAAAGACCTTAACCGTGTAGGTATCACTGCCGAAGCTATTCATGGTAATAAATCACAAAATGCAAGGCAGCGAGCTTTAACCAACTTTAAAAACCGCACAACCCGCGTACTTATAGCTACTGATATTGCAGCCCGTGGTATTGATATCGACGACCTTACACACGTTATCAATTACGAATTGCCAAACGTACCCGAAACTTATGTACACCGTATTGGCCGTACAGGCCGGGCCGGCGCCAATGGCATAGCATTTTCATTTTGCGACGCCGAAGAGCTTGAATTTTTGAAAGATATCCACAAGCTGATAGCCAAACAGATCCCTATTGAGGAAGGTCACCCGTATCCGCTTAGTCCGGCGGCTATGGCAGCTAAAATAAACGAAGCGCCTAAAAAAGGCGGTTCAGGAGGCGGTCAACGCGGTGGCGGCGGTGGTCGTGGCGGAAACCGCAGGTCAGGTGGCAGCGGTGGCGGCAATAGCCGTTCGGCCGGTAATAACCGCTCAGGCGGCAATAAAAAATCTGGCGGTAACCGCTCAGAATCAGGCAGGCCTGGTGGGGCCAGCGGCATGAGTGGCGCAAGGAGAGGATAG
- a CDS encoding septum formation initiator family protein: MKIIQPVSMKRLIDLFKNKFFLVTIAFVVWMIFFDRNDLFSQYQYHQQVKKLRLERDFYKAQTDQVTKELKELTTNPQQMEKFAREKYLMKKANEDVYVVIPETKEK, encoded by the coding sequence ATGAAAATCATTCAGCCGGTATCAATGAAACGCCTTATAGATCTTTTCAAGAATAAGTTTTTCCTGGTTACCATTGCTTTTGTGGTGTGGATGATATTTTTTGACAGGAACGATCTTTTTTCGCAATACCAATACCACCAGCAGGTTAAAAAACTAAGGCTTGAGCGCGATTTCTACAAAGCCCAAACCGACCAGGTGACCAAGGAGCTTAAAGAATTGACCACCAACCCCCAGCAAATGGAAAAATTTGCCCGCGAAAAGTATCTCATGAAAAAAGCCAATGAGGATGTTTATGTGGTGATCCCGGAGACTAAGGAGAAGTAA
- a CDS encoding DUF559 domain-containing protein → MVKIIPYNPNLKALARKLRKEMTFGEVLLWKELKENKLLGFDFDRQRCIDNYIVDFYCKELMLAIEIDGRYHYNDEALIKDDARQAKLESLGVKFLRFAEADVKDDLPNVLRAIEGMIIEIVKDDDSIKLPKDFDRTLLK, encoded by the coding sequence ATGGTCAAAATCATTCCATACAACCCTAATCTAAAAGCGTTAGCTCGCAAACTTCGCAAAGAAATGACTTTTGGCGAAGTACTCTTATGGAAAGAATTAAAGGAGAATAAACTATTAGGTTTCGACTTTGACCGTCAGCGTTGTATAGATAATTATATAGTAGATTTCTACTGTAAAGAACTAATGCTGGCAATTGAAATTGATGGCAGGTATCATTACAATGATGAAGCCTTGATTAAAGATGATGCCCGGCAAGCGAAATTAGAAAGCTTGGGTGTTAAATTTTTAAGGTTCGCCGAGGCGGATGTAAAAGATGATCTGCCTAATGTATTACGGGCTATTGAAGGGATGATAATTGAGATTGTGAAAGACGATGATTCGATTAAACTGCCGAAAGATTTTGATAGAACATTGTTAAAATAG